In the genome of Candidatus Obscuribacterales bacterium, one region contains:
- a CDS encoding class I SAM-dependent methyltransferase — MKTNYVGHDSVYQRLKAEGAYGWTTEDDQTQTVHPRILQAIARLSIPPGSPILDLGCGTGDIAIWLALQGYEAHGIDIAPRAIAWAHEKADAQAAQVQFIVGSVLDLVPYANSVFRLVVDGRCLHCIIGPDRAATLASVYRVLQPGGGFLVQSMCGEVMDESPMKALFDLVSRCTISREGIATRYIGSAESILEELTAAGFAIAHSDIVPRQGPDDQDDLVALAVKLVN, encoded by the coding sequence ATGAAAACCAACTATGTCGGTCATGACAGTGTCTATCAGCGCCTGAAAGCGGAAGGAGCCTATGGTTGGACTACGGAGGACGATCAGACACAGACGGTTCACCCTCGTATCCTGCAAGCGATCGCTCGCCTGTCTATTCCACCTGGTAGCCCTATCTTAGATTTGGGTTGTGGCACGGGAGATATCGCCATCTGGCTCGCCCTTCAAGGGTACGAAGCGCATGGCATTGATATTGCACCCAGAGCGATCGCCTGGGCTCACGAAAAGGCTGACGCTCAAGCAGCCCAGGTTCAGTTTATCGTTGGCAGTGTTTTAGACCTAGTTCCCTATGCCAATAGCGTTTTCCGACTGGTGGTTGATGGGCGATGTCTGCATTGCATCATCGGCCCAGATCGAGCGGCAACCCTCGCTAGTGTCTATCGAGTGCTGCAACCAGGAGGAGGCTTCCTGGTACAGAGCATGTGTGGCGAGGTGATGGACGAGTCTCCGATGAAAGCCTTGTTCGATCTGGTTTCTCGTTGCACCATCAGTCGAGAGGGAATTGCGACTCGCTATATTGGCTCTGCGGAAAGCATTCTCGAAGAGCTAACGGCGGCAGGGTTTGCGATCGCCCATTCAGACATCGTCCCTCGCCAAGGGCCGGATGATCAGGATGACCTAGTTGCATTGGCGGTTAAACTGGTCAATTAA